From the genome of Glycine soja cultivar W05 chromosome 14, ASM419377v2, whole genome shotgun sequence:
tataatgataaaatagcataataaataatataaatattaaaaaataaacggTTTAAGAAGagaaacacacacaaaaaaaaactaatttgcgtaaaaaggatattaaaaaacatttatattttaagaataaaaagaaaataaaacataaaatagttACAAGTTAGAAGTATCACAATATAGTTAAAGTTGGAAGTAGCATAagtcaatgtttttaaaaaacttgtttaaagTAGCATATAAAGTATATGCTACAacttactaaaataaatatatttaccaAATATTAATAAGAAGATCAAATAAGTGTTTAATCTaggaaaaataactaaaaaataaaagaaagttcTTGCCAAATATAGACTCTTTGCTCTTTCAGTTTTGATGTTATTATACCCTGCTATCTTCAAAACATTATAATGGATAATTTCCACCACATAATTTGTCAAAtgatttcatattaattattttacaccAAAGCGTGCTTTATTTGCTTGCACATTCACTGAAATTTACCCTCACAGGATTTGTCCTTGATATAAGATATCTGCAACTAAAGAACTGGTATGATGGAGTATCCATTGCAAGGAATCTTCTACTGATATTCATGATAGCCAGAATTCTATTTGGAATCACCATTTTGCTTATGGTGTTTATCTACATGTGGAGACGTAGACGTTACTCAATGTATGAAAACATTGAAATGTTTTTGTTAGACAACAATCTAAACCCTATTCGGTACGAATACaaagaaatcaagaaaatgaccaaaaatttcaaacaaaaattgggTCAAGGAGGTTTCGGCTCGGTATACAAAGGCAAACTTCGAAGTGGGCCAGATGTGGCAATTAAGATGTTGAGCAAATCTAAAGCTAATGGTGAAGAGTTTATTAGTGAAGTGGCTACAATTGGAAGAATACATCACGTGAATGTGGTACGTCTTGTTGGATATTGTGTTGAAGGAGAAAAACATGGTTTAATTTATGAATACATGCCTAACGGTTCattggaaaaatatattttccctAAAGAAGGAAGAGTCCCTTTAAGTTATGAGAAAACATATGAAATATCTCTTGGCATTGCTCGGGGTATTGCATATTTGCATGAAGGTTGTGATGTGCAAATTCTACATTTTGATATCAAGCCACACAATATTCTTCTAGATGAGAGCTTCATCCCAAAGGTTTCAGATTTTGGACTTGCAAAGCTACATCCTGTGAAAGATAGGTCTCTTGTTTTACCTGAAGCAATTGGAACTTTGGGCTACATAGCTCCAGAATTATACTACAAAAATATTGGTGGAGTATCATATAAGGCCGACGTTTATAGTTTTGGAAAGCTTTTGATGGAAATGGCAAGTAGAAGGAGGAACTCAGATCCTCTTCCAGATCAACTTTCAAGCAATGATTACTTTCCGTTTTGGATATATGATGAACTCaaggaagaaaaagatattGACTTGGAAGATGCCTCAGACAAGGATAAgcttttagtgaaaaaaatgttCATGGTTGCACTTTGGTGTATACAATTTAAACCAAATGATCGTCCTTCAATGAAGAAAATTGTAGAAATGCTTGAAGGAAATGTTGAAAGTCTTGAAATGCCTCCAAAGCCTATTATATACCCACATGATGGTGAAATCAACTCTAACCAAACATCATGGAGTGATTCAACTTGTTCTAGTAAGAATCTTTGCAGAAACAAATCCAATCATTGATGGTAGAACAACGCTTGGCATACAAAGGTTATTTCAAGTTAGGTATGGGACAATGGCAATGAAATTGCTTAGAACTACACATTGGTGATCCTTGGGATGATTGATTCGGTGACATTAGTTAACTGTTAAAGGGGAAAGGTTTTTAATATGAAATCGTTGctatatattgtattttttattacctGGTATAGATCATAGTCCTTTGACTCAGTGACTATTAATATTCTATAATAGAAGTTTTCATtgaataatatatttgaataaatttatccTCATAATTTAAATGTTTGTGACACTATTTTTCGTACTAATATATGTTCCATTGAATCCCTTGACATAATTGGTTtaaaattagatttattttgattttagatTAAACTAAAACCATTGAAACCTTAAATTTTGTTAACACTATTTCCTTGCACCGATACACATTCTTGATATATCGCATGTGACTTGCGAGTTAGATAatgggatttttttattttttgtctaaagaaatagaaatgaaaaacaaaagaaatgtaGGAAAACTAACATGTCATTGGTAAGGGTAGATAGTACTGGACTTGGATCCCTTATGTAAGATCTCAAGTTCAAATTTTgtgggtgaaaaaaaatatgattgaatgAGAAGACCTCAAGAAAAGTAGTCTCGAAGGATACTTTCATCGAGACTTCTTAGAATATTCAGACAGGTGCAAATCTATGAATAAACAAGAGTTTCCAAACTCAAAAGGACAAACCAAAAGGACAAATTACATCAATCCACAATTATACAAATAACAACTACACAAAGTCATAACAATGCAAAGCAAAAAGGGGTTGGATTTTCAAAAGGTTGAATCGAAACAAAAAAAGGGTCAACAACTAGGTACACATTTTTATACACCACATGCAAACACTAACAATTTTTAGAAGCAGGCATAAAGTTTGAGAAAAGTTTGTGCCTTTTTCAACTAAGAGGGGTTTAAACACAAGTTCTACCTTGCATTGCTATTTCGGGTTGGTTTGGACTTCAAGGTTCTTTATGGAGGCATTTGTATTCTTTTGGTAGGTAAGGGAGACATGCACAAACTCGTTAAGGGTCTCTTCTAACTAAGCAGTTTGGTCTTGGTGAAGAGGTTGATGTTGTGGGCTTTGGTTTTTGTAACGAGGTCTATTGGAGGGTCCAACCTCTTACTTCTAGCCCGAATTGTTATTCCTGCATTCTTGGTCAAAAGGAGGGTAGGAATTGTTGTTGTAATTATCTTATCGTTTTTTATTTCCCATATAATTATCTTCTTCTAGGGAACCTTCATCACACTATATTGATCAGAAGGGTGACCACCTCTGCAAATACCATAATTGAAAACTTGTTGTGTTGCTTGGACACTTTGAAGTTGAGgaattttctcaattttcttggcCGGTGCATCAAGGCTTTAAGTGATCAACTAATTTTGAGCTAAAAGTGTGTCTTGAGAGTTCAACCGAAGGACTCCTTTCTTTTACACTGCCACGGGTGTTTTGTCTCGACTTACTTCATAGTCATTGGAAGCCATGTTTTCAATAATTTCCTTGGCCTCCTCGAGAGTTGTGTGCATGATCTTGATTTCAACTAAAGCGTCAAACATGTGTTTGGTCTTAGGTTTGAATCCAGCTAGCAAAGTGTTGATTTTTGCTTCATCATCAGGCCATGTGCTAGACATTAGCTTAATAAGCTGTTAAATTTCTCCCAAGCCTTGCATTATGGCTCGTCTCTTGACTGAGTGAATGTTCAAATTGAGGTCTTTCTCTGATTTATCTTTGATTAAGGAAAAGAACTGTTAAAGAACTTGCCGCAAAGCTTATCCCAAGATAGATTTGGTGGGATAACTTGATACCAATGTTCAGCCTTTCCTTTTAATGAGAAAGGAAAAAAGGCTCACACGAATAAACTCATCATCCACTTGGTGGATCTTCACAATGTTGTAGATGTGAACAAAGGTAGTCAAATGTGCATATGGATCTTCATGGTCAAGTCCAtgaaacttgttttgttggacCAAATGAATGAGAGGGACTCTCATTTCAACATTAGCTGTCAACACAACTGGTTTTGCAAGTGTGTCAAAGCACCTTGG
Proteins encoded in this window:
- the LOC114383317 gene encoding LEAF RUST 10 DISEASE-RESISTANCE LOCUS RECEPTOR-LIKE PROTEIN KINASE-like 2.1 codes for the protein MVILSSFFRCAQSVIAFVAFIIIVLFQQTCFAKHHPSCPLSSCGKVQNITYPFRLKGHPDGCGLSRYELDCVNNATVLTLFSGKYHVQDIDYKRYQIRLTDAGIAEDTACSIPRYVLQRFNFSDDDPLFFTDVKEYQDEDYYPRNVVFLNCTKKVNDDPRYVEVNAVRRCDSGGGGHIYALLNGFGELSMMDIKVGCRLTATTFASWKRYRNVSYADIRKWLHQGFRLSWFSTVICRDQCGKGYRGCNINQTTGEIGCEEKRYCYMLGYKYYKTTKYCGILGITYLILGYIRYYSPSPHIVGFVLDIRYLQLKNWYDGVSIARNLLLIFMIARILFGITILLMVFIYMWRRRRYSMYENIEMFLLDNNLNPIRYEYKEIKKMTKNFKQKLGQGGFGSVYKGKLRSGPDVAIKMLSKSKANGEEFISEVATIGRIHHVNVVRLVGYCVEGEKHGLIYEYMPNGSLEKYIFPKEGRVPLSYEKTYEISLGIARGIAYLHEGCDVQILHFDIKPHNILLDESFIPKVSDFGLAKLHPVKDRSLVLPEAIGTLGYIAPELYYKNIGGVSYKADVYSFGKLLMEMASRRRNSDPLPDQLSSNDYFPFWIYDELKEEKDIDLEDASDKDKLLVKKMFMVALWCIQFKPNDRPSMKKIVEMLEGNVESLEMPPKPIIYPHDGEINSNQTSWSDSTCSSKNLCRNKSNH